Proteins found in one Pelmatolapia mariae isolate MD_Pm_ZW linkage group LG7, Pm_UMD_F_2, whole genome shotgun sequence genomic segment:
- the LOC134632104 gene encoding programmed cell death 1 ligand 2-like, with protein sequence MDWPLLIVLQVLFQPSLSVLFTVEAEQSMYMSEFGESVVMGCKFNPKPSYPHPDLNVTWHWINSDSVQDVIRLDNGVARSESPKYRGRVQLLTEELVEGWAKLKMSSLRISDAGKYQCVVHSADGADYKTIALSVEASYKSVTTHIERAATGDEVLITCQSEGYPMSTVEWQNGNLETLNPNTTAESTPDQIFRITSQIKVSSSEKNNYTCKFTKDGRSATIYIPDEIPPLPAKNDAVIIILCIAVIVVFVSVGVVTYRRRKGSHNHGTHSTRNLLERPAPTAASRLRSYDDNYENEITTCNEGHVEENLGLYVKTHYSESFLSAERRNQCGTFSAEELPRKLQNNEGHPVNLPALLPGAGETFFLEGLPGSGKTTVAHILISSWTEWPTDALSNFLDLSALHLLLYVDCSSVKGDLFQEITTQLPLTKKISAEKLRTLLITSGKALLLLDGYKEGNQYFDDSLRKFLSERTGCRVLVTASPGHCPVLRQTVGNEGVRKLQIQPAKY encoded by the exons ATGGACTGGCCCCTTCTTATAGTTTTACAAGTGTTATTTCAGCCCTCTCTCTCAG TCTTATTCACTGTGGAGGCAGAGCAAAGCATGTACATGTCAGAGTTTGGAGAAAGTGTCGTGATGGGCTGCAAGTTCAACCCTAAACCCTCCTATCCTCATCCTGACCTGAACGTGACCTGGCACTGGATCAACTCTGACTCAGTTCAGGACGTGATCCGGCTGGATAATGGCGTGGCGCGCTCGGAATCTCCAAAGTATCGGGGACGAGTGCAGCTTCTGACCGAGGAGCTGGTGGAAGGCTGGGCTAAGCTGAAG ATGTCCAGTCTTAGAATCAGTGACGCTGGGAAGTACCAGTGTGTGGTTCATTCAGCGGATGGAGCCGACTATAAAACTATAGCCTTGTCTGTTGAAG CATCTTATAAATCAGTGACCACACACATTGAGAGGGCTGCAACAGGTGATGAGGTCCTGATAACCTGCCAGTCTGAGGGATACCCTATGTCAACAGTCGAATGGCAGAATGGAAACCTGGAGACACTCAATCCCAACACCACTGCTGAATCAACACCAGACCAGATTTTTAGAATCACCAGCCAGATAAAAGTCAGCtcatcagaaaaaaacaactacacctGTAAATTTACAAAAGACGGCCGCTCTGCAACAATTTATATTCCAG ATGAAATACCACCTCTTCCTGCAAAAAATGATGCTGTTATCATTATACTGTGCATAGCAGTGATAGTGGTTTTCGTCTCTGTCGGAGTGGTCACCTATCGACGACGAAAAG GATCCCACAATCACGGCACTCACAGCACCAGGAACCTCCTGGAAAGACCTGCTCCTACCGCTGCTTCCC GTCTGAGAAGTTATGACGACAACTATGAGAATGAGATAACTACTTGTAATGAAG GCCATGTGGAGGAAAATCTGGGGTTGTATGTGAAAACGCATTACTCAGAAAGCTTTCTCAGTGCAGAGCGAAGGAATCAATGTGGCACTTTCAGTGCGGAGGAGCTGCCtcgcaaactgcaaaacaa tgaagGCCACCCTGTGAATCTTCCTGCTTTACTCCCGGGAGCTGGTGAGACATTTTTCCTTGAGGGACTTCCCGGAAGCGGGAAAACAACTGTAGCCCACATCCTGATCTCATCCTGGACTGAATGGCCCACAGATGCCCTTTCCAACTTCCTCGACCTCAGTGCACTTCATCTTCTCTTATATGTTGACTGCAGCTCCGTGAAGGGCGACTTGTTTCAGGAGATAACAACTCAACTTCCACTCACCAAAAAGATATCAGCAGAAAAGCTGAGAACTCTTTTAATCACATCTGGCAAGGCTCTGCTTTTGTTGGACGGCTACAAAGAAGGAAACCAATATTTCGATGACTCATTAAGGAAGTTTCTAAGTGAACGAACAGGTTGCAGGGTGCTGGTCACGGCCAGCCCAGGACACTGCCCCGTGCTCAGGCAAACGGTTGGGAATGAAGGAGTTCGAAAGCTTCAAATACAACCTGCAAAGTACtga